Proteins from a genomic interval of Streptococcus oralis:
- the pdxT gene encoding pyridoxal 5'-phosphate synthase glutaminase subunit PdxT produces MKIGILALQGAFAEHAKVIEKLGVVSVEIRNLEDFEQYQSDLSGLILPGGESTTMGKLLRDQDMLIPIREAILSGLPVFGTCAGLILLAKEITSQEESHLATMDIVVERNAYGRQLGSFYTEAECKGVGQIPMTFIRGPIISSVGEGVEILATVDNQIVAAQEKNMLVTSFHPELTDDARLHQCFINMCKEKS; encoded by the coding sequence ATGAAAATTGGAATATTGGCCTTGCAAGGTGCCTTTGCAGAACATGCAAAAGTGATAGAAAAGTTAGGTGTTGTTAGTGTTGAAATCAGAAATTTAGAGGATTTTGAACAATATCAGAGTGACTTGTCAGGTTTGATTTTGCCAGGAGGCGAGTCTACGACTATGGGCAAACTCTTGCGTGACCAGGACATGTTGATTCCCATCCGAGAAGCTATTTTATCTGGACTTCCAGTTTTTGGTACTTGCGCAGGCTTGATTTTGCTGGCTAAGGAAATCACTTCTCAGGAAGAAAGTCATCTAGCGACTATGGACATAGTAGTTGAGCGTAATGCCTATGGGCGCCAACTAGGAAGCTTCTATACAGAGGCAGAATGTAAGGGAGTCGGTCAGATTCCCATGACCTTTATCCGTGGTCCGATTATCAGTAGTGTTGGAGAGGGTGTAGAAATTCTAGCAACAGTTGATAATCAAATCGTTGCTGCGCAAGAAAAAAATATGCTGGTAACCTCTTTTCATCCAGAATTGACAGATGATGCTCGCTTGCACCAGTGTTTTATCAATATGTGTAAAGAAAAAAGTTGA
- the trhA gene encoding PAQR family membrane homeostasis protein TrhA: protein MNTSLKLSKKLSFGEEIANSVTHAVGAVIMLILLPISSTYSYEAHGFLSSFGVSIFVISLFLMFLSSTIYHSMAYGSTHKYVLRIIDHSMIYVAIAGSYTPVVLTLMNNWFGYLIIAIQWGTTIFGILYKIFAKKVNEKFSLALYLIMGWLVLAIIPAIISQTTPIFWSLMVTGGLCYTVGAGFYAKKKPYFHMIWHLFILAASALQYIAIVYYM, encoded by the coding sequence ATGAATACCAGTCTAAAGCTCAGTAAAAAACTCAGTTTTGGAGAGGAAATTGCTAATAGCGTGACCCATGCTGTAGGTGCCGTTATCATGCTCATCCTACTCCCTATTTCATCCACCTATAGTTATGAAGCACATGGATTTTTATCGTCTTTTGGCGTTTCTATCTTTGTTATCAGTCTATTTCTCATGTTCCTCTCGTCAACCATTTACCACTCTATGGCCTATGGTTCGACCCACAAATACGTCTTGCGAATCATCGACCATTCTATGATTTATGTGGCTATCGCAGGCTCTTATACGCCCGTCGTCTTGACTTTGATGAATAACTGGTTTGGCTATCTGATCATTGCCATTCAGTGGGGAACAACCATCTTTGGCATCCTCTATAAAATCTTTGCTAAAAAGGTCAATGAGAAATTCAGCCTTGCCCTTTACCTGATTATGGGCTGGTTGGTTCTAGCTATCATTCCTGCCATTATCAGTCAAACAACGCCAATTTTCTGGAGTCTCATGGTAACTGGCGGACTCTGTTATACAGTTGGAGCTGGATTTTACGCTAAGAAAAAACCTTATTTCCACATGATTTGGCATCTCTTTATCCTAGCGGCATCTGCACTTCAGTACATCGCCATTGTTTATTACATGTAA
- a CDS encoding DUF1836 domain-containing protein produces MNSNFSYPKWEDIPNIDLYLDQVLLYVNQVCAPISPDKDKGLTASMVNNYVKHGYLTKPDKKKYQRKQIARLIAITTLKSVFSIQEIAQTLNTLQTQASSDQLYDAFVDYMNHGIDPENPIIQTSCQTVKLYHQTLDLILIKEEEENQ; encoded by the coding sequence ATGAATTCTAACTTTTCCTACCCAAAATGGGAAGACATTCCAAACATTGACCTCTATCTGGATCAGGTTTTGCTTTATGTCAATCAAGTCTGTGCCCCTATCTCTCCAGATAAAGACAAGGGGCTAACAGCATCCATGGTCAATAACTATGTCAAACATGGTTACCTGACAAAGCCTGACAAGAAGAAATACCAACGCAAACAGATTGCCCGTTTGATTGCCATCACTACTCTCAAGTCTGTCTTTTCGATCCAAGAAATCGCCCAGACACTTAATACTCTACAAACTCAAGCAAGTTCAGACCAGCTCTACGATGCTTTTGTGGACTATATGAACCATGGGATTGATCCAGAAAATCCTATTATCCAAACTAGCTGTCAAACGGTTAAACTCTATCATCAAACTCTGGACTTAATCCTTATCAAAGAAGAGGAGGAAAACCAATGA
- a CDS encoding GNAT family N-acetyltransferase: protein MEIRLAFPNEVDAIMQVMEDAKKCLAKSGSGQWQNGYPNADIIIDDIISGQAYVALEEGELLAYAAVTKSPEEAYEAIYEGSWQGEESEYLVFHRIAVAADVQGQGVAQTFLEGLIEGFDYLDFRSDTHAQNKAMQHIFEKLGFQQVGKVPVDGERLAYQKLKK, encoded by the coding sequence ATGGAGATTCGTTTAGCTTTTCCAAACGAAGTAGATGCGATTATGCAGGTGATGGAGGATGCCAAAAAGTGTTTAGCTAAGTCTGGTAGTGGCCAGTGGCAAAATGGCTATCCAAATGCTGACATCATTATTGATGATATTATCTCAGGCCAAGCTTATGTGGCCTTGGAAGAGGGAGAACTGCTAGCCTATGCTGCTGTGACCAAGAGCCCAGAGGAAGCCTATGAAGCCATTTATGAAGGAAGTTGGCAGGGGGAAGAATCAGAATATCTGGTCTTTCACCGTATCGCTGTGGCAGCAGATGTACAAGGACAAGGTGTTGCTCAGACTTTCCTAGAAGGCTTGATTGAAGGATTTGATTACCTAGATTTTCGTTCAGATACGCATGCACAAAACAAGGCCATGCAGCATATCTTTGAAAAGCTAGGTTTCCAACAGGTCGGTAAAGTTCCAGTTGATGGGGAACGCTTGGCCTATCAGAAATTAAAAAAATGA
- a CDS encoding methylated-DNA--[protein]-cysteine S-methyltransferase, whose translation MMGKRYAKMLYPSPIGTLSLVADEQYLYGIWVQDQTHFERGLTAEQIEEVASHPILDQIVSHLDVYFDGQSQDLSKLPLAPIGTDFEKWVWAYLQSIPYGQTVTYGQIAKDLQVDSAQAIGGAVGRNPWSILVPCHRVLGSGNRLTGYASGVEKKAWLLQHEGAAFQENKK comes from the coding sequence ATGATGGGAAAAAGGTACGCAAAAATGCTCTACCCGTCGCCAATTGGAACCTTATCCTTAGTTGCTGACGAGCAATATCTGTATGGAATTTGGGTACAGGACCAAACTCATTTTGAGAGAGGTTTGACAGCTGAACAGATAGAAGAGGTTGCCAGTCATCCGATATTGGATCAAATTGTTTCCCATTTAGATGTTTACTTTGATGGGCAATCCCAGGATTTGTCAAAACTACCCTTGGCTCCCATTGGGACGGATTTTGAAAAGTGGGTCTGGGCCTACTTACAGAGCATTCCTTATGGTCAAACAGTGACTTACGGTCAAATAGCGAAAGATTTGCAGGTGGATTCTGCCCAAGCTATTGGCGGAGCAGTGGGGCGTAATCCTTGGTCCATCCTCGTACCCTGTCACCGTGTGCTGGGATCAGGCAATCGTCTGACAGGCTATGCATCGGGAGTCGAAAAGAAAGCCTGGCTCTTGCAACATGAAGGTGCAGCATTTCAAGAAAATAAAAAATAG
- a CDS encoding arsenate reductase family protein: MLEFIEYPKCSTCKKAKNELDQLGLDYQDIHIVEETPSEEMILNWLETSGFEVKQFFNTSGIKYRELGLKDKVGSLSKQEAAKLLASDGMLLKRPILVENGAVKQIGYRKSYGELGLK; this comes from the coding sequence ATGTTAGAATTTATCGAATACCCAAAATGTTCAACTTGTAAGAAAGCAAAAAATGAACTAGACCAACTCGGACTTGACTATCAAGATATCCATATTGTAGAAGAAACACCAAGTGAAGAAATGATCTTGAACTGGTTAGAAACTTCCGGTTTTGAAGTGAAACAATTTTTCAATACCAGCGGGATCAAATACCGTGAACTGGGCCTGAAAGATAAGGTGGGAAGTTTGTCAAAACAAGAAGCAGCCAAGCTTCTGGCTAGTGATGGCATGTTGTTAAAACGCCCAATCTTAGTGGAAAATGGTGCTGTTAAGCAAATCGGCTATAGAAAATCCTACGGGGAACTGGGCTTGAAATAG
- a CDS encoding amino acid ABC transporter permease, with amino-acid sequence MTVTTFLASDWYQSLMQLIPDGKLFSLRSVFDGIPRIVQQLPTTLMLTLGGAIFGLVLALVFAIVKINRVKILYPLQAFFVSFLKGTPILVQLMLTYYGIPLALKALNQQWGTGFNINAIPAAFFAIVAFAFNEAAYASETIRAAILSVNPGEIEAARSLGMTRAQVYRRVIIPNAAVVATPTLINSLIGLTKGTSLAFSAGVVEVFAQAQILGGADYRYFERFISVALVYWVVNIGIESLGRFIERKMAISAPGAVSTDVKGDLR; translated from the coding sequence ATGACTGTTACAACATTTTTAGCATCAGATTGGTACCAAAGTTTGATGCAGCTCATTCCGGATGGTAAGCTCTTTAGCTTGCGTTCGGTTTTTGATGGAATTCCAAGGATTGTCCAACAACTGCCTACAACCTTGATGTTGACGCTTGGAGGTGCGATTTTTGGCTTGGTGCTGGCCTTGGTTTTCGCCATTGTTAAAATCAATCGTGTTAAGATTCTATATCCCTTGCAGGCCTTTTTTGTCAGCTTCTTAAAAGGCACCCCAATCCTAGTCCAACTTATGTTGACCTACTACGGGATTCCACTTGCTCTGAAAGCACTCAATCAACAATGGGGAACTGGTTTTAATATCAATGCGATTCCAGCGGCGTTTTTTGCGATTGTGGCCTTTGCTTTTAATGAGGCGGCTTATGCAAGTGAAACGATTCGTGCAGCCATCCTTTCTGTTAACCCAGGTGAAATTGAGGCGGCGCGTAGTCTGGGTATGACTCGTGCTCAAGTTTATCGTCGTGTGATTATTCCCAATGCAGCGGTGGTAGCGACACCGACTTTGATTAACTCTCTTATCGGTTTGACCAAGGGAACTTCTCTAGCCTTTAGTGCGGGGGTTGTGGAAGTCTTTGCCCAGGCTCAAATTTTGGGTGGAGCAGATTATCGTTACTTTGAGCGTTTCATCTCCGTAGCCCTTGTTTATTGGGTAGTCAATATCGGAATTGAAAGCCTCGGTCGTTTCATCGAGAGAAAAATGGCTATTTCAGCGCCGGGTGCAGTATCTACAGATGTGAAAGGGGACCTTCGTTAA
- a CDS encoding amino acid ABC transporter ATP-binding protein, producing the protein MIKISNLSKSFSGQTVLNHLNLDIQKGEVVALIGSSGAGKSTFLRSLNYLETPDSGTIQIDNFKVDFSQISQEEILTLRRKLSMVFQQFNLFERRTALDNVKEGLVVVKKLSDEEATKIAKEELAKVGLSDRENHYPRHLSGGQKQRVALARALAMKPDVLLLDEPTSALDPELVGEVEKSIADAAKSGQTMILVSHDMSFVAQVADKILFLDKGKIIESGTPDEIINHPKEERTKEFFASYKRTYI; encoded by the coding sequence ATGATTAAGATTTCAAATTTAAGCAAATCCTTTTCAGGACAGACAGTCTTGAATCATCTAAACTTAGATATCCAAAAAGGTGAGGTAGTGGCTTTGATTGGTTCATCTGGAGCTGGGAAATCAACCTTTCTTCGTAGTTTGAACTACCTTGAAACTCCAGATAGTGGAACGATTCAGATTGACAATTTTAAAGTTGATTTTTCTCAGATTAGCCAAGAAGAAATCCTAACCCTTCGTCGCAAGTTGTCTATGGTTTTCCAACAGTTTAATTTGTTTGAGCGCCGAACTGCTCTTGACAATGTCAAGGAAGGTTTGGTTGTTGTTAAGAAATTATCGGACGAGGAAGCAACCAAAATCGCTAAGGAAGAGTTGGCCAAGGTTGGTCTTTCTGACCGTGAAAACCATTATCCTCGCCACTTATCAGGTGGACAGAAGCAACGGGTTGCCCTCGCGCGTGCGCTTGCTATGAAACCAGATGTCTTGCTCTTGGACGAACCCACTTCAGCCCTCGACCCAGAATTGGTCGGTGAGGTAGAAAAGTCTATTGCAGATGCTGCCAAGTCAGGTCAGACCATGATTTTGGTTAGTCATGACATGTCTTTTGTAGCCCAAGTTGCAGATAAGATTTTGTTCCTAGATAAGGGGAAAATCATCGAGTCTGGCACACCGGATGAAATCATCAATCATCCGAAAGAAGAACGAACAAAAGAATTCTTCGCTAGTTACAAACGGACTTATATTTGA
- a CDS encoding DUF4059 family protein, producing MLLQLFSLYFESLILTTILVVIFLGIWIGLRAMSGVDKTAKARQAHLYDMIMIGVLVVPVLSFAVMSLLLVFKA from the coding sequence ATGCTGCTGCAACTGTTTTCTTTATATTTCGAGAGTTTGATCTTAACGACCATCCTGGTTGTAATTTTTTTGGGGATTTGGATTGGATTGAGAGCCATGTCTGGTGTGGACAAGACAGCCAAGGCTCGTCAAGCTCATCTCTATGATATGATTATGATTGGAGTTTTGGTCGTTCCGGTGTTATCCTTTGCCGTCATGAGTTTGCTCTTGGTTTTCAAGGCATAA
- the trxB gene encoding thioredoxin-disulfide reductase, with the protein MYDTIIIGAGPAGMTAVLYAARSNLKVALIEGGLPGGQMNNTSDIENYPGYANISGPELAEKMFEPLENLGVEHLYGYVENIEDQGDYKKVITDDQVYETRTVIVATGSKHRLLGVPGEEELNSRGVSYCAVCDGAFFRDQDLLVVGGGDSAVEEALFLTRFAKTVTIVHRRDQLRAQKVLQDRAFANEKVNFIWDSVVKEIKGENRVESVVFENVKTGQVTEQAFGGVFIYVGLDPVSDFVKELNIQDQSGWIVTDNHMKTAIEGIFAVGDVRQKDLRQVTTAVGDGAIAGQEAYKFITEHS; encoded by the coding sequence ATGTACGATACGATTATTATCGGTGCTGGGCCTGCGGGAATGACGGCTGTCTTATATGCTGCCCGAAGCAATCTGAAAGTGGCTTTGATTGAAGGTGGTCTGCCGGGCGGGCAAATGAACAATACATCTGATATTGAAAACTATCCAGGTTATGCCAACATCAGTGGCCCTGAATTGGCTGAAAAAATGTTTGAACCACTTGAAAACCTTGGAGTGGAGCATCTTTATGGCTATGTTGAAAATATTGAAGACCAGGGGGACTATAAGAAGGTAATCACTGATGATCAAGTTTACGAAACCCGTACTGTCATCGTGGCAACTGGGTCAAAACACCGTCTCTTGGGTGTTCCCGGAGAAGAAGAACTGAATAGTCGTGGTGTTTCTTACTGCGCAGTCTGTGATGGAGCTTTCTTCCGTGACCAAGACTTGCTCGTAGTCGGTGGTGGAGATTCAGCGGTAGAAGAAGCTCTCTTCTTGACTCGCTTTGCCAAGACTGTTACTATCGTTCACCGTCGTGACCAACTTCGTGCTCAAAAGGTCTTGCAAGACCGTGCTTTTGCAAATGAGAAAGTCAACTTTATCTGGGACTCTGTAGTTAAGGAAATCAAGGGTGAAAACCGAGTAGAATCTGTCGTATTTGAAAATGTGAAAACAGGTCAAGTAACAGAGCAAGCCTTTGGAGGTGTCTTTATCTATGTTGGTTTGGATCCTGTTAGCGATTTTGTTAAAGAATTGAATATTCAAGACCAGTCAGGCTGGATTGTAACAGATAACCACATGAAGACAGCCATTGAAGGTATCTTTGCGGTTGGAGATGTTCGCCAGAAAGACCTTCGCCAAGTAACAACAGCAGTTGGGGATGGGGCTATCGCTGGTCAAGAAGCCTATAAATTTATCACAGAACATAGTTAA
- the rlmB gene encoding 23S rRNA (guanosine(2251)-2'-O)-methyltransferase RlmB, which yields MKTNDIVYGVHAVTEALLANTGNKLYLQEDLRGKNVEKVKELATEKKVSISWTSKKSLSEMTEGAVHQGFVLRVSEFAYSELDHILAKTRQEENPLLLILDGLTDPHNLGSILRTADATNVSGVIIPKHRAVGVTPVVAKTATGAIEHVPIARVTNLSQTLEKLKDEGFWTFGTDMNGTPCHKWNTKGKIALIIGNEGKGISSNIKKQVDEMITIPMNGHVQSLNASVAAAILMYEVFRNRL from the coding sequence ATGAAAACAAATGATATTGTCTATGGCGTCCACGCCGTTACAGAAGCCCTCCTTGCAAACACAGGAAACAAACTTTATCTCCAAGAAGATCTAAGGGGAAAGAATGTTGAAAAAGTCAAGGAACTAGCTACTGAGAAAAAGGTATCCATTTCTTGGACTTCAAAAAAATCCCTCTCTGAAATGACCGAAGGTGCTGTCCACCAAGGTTTTGTTTTACGAGTGTCCGAATTTGCCTATAGCGAGTTGGATCACATCCTTGCAAAAACACGTCAAGAGGAAAATCCACTTCTATTGATTCTGGATGGTCTAACTGACCCCCATAATCTAGGTTCTATCTTAAGAACTGCTGATGCGACCAATGTTTCAGGTGTCATCATTCCCAAGCACCGTGCTGTCGGAGTGACTCCTGTCGTTGCCAAAACGGCCACAGGTGCTATTGAGCATGTACCGATTGCCCGAGTGACCAACCTCAGTCAAACCCTAGAAAAACTCAAGGATGAAGGATTCTGGACCTTTGGAACGGATATGAACGGTACTCCTTGCCACAAGTGGAATACAAAAGGGAAAATCGCCCTCATCATCGGAAATGAAGGAAAAGGCATCTCTAGCAACATCAAAAAACAGGTCGATGAGATGATTACCATTCCCATGAATGGACATGTTCAAAGTCTCAATGCAAGTGTGGCCGCAGCCATTCTCATGTACGAAGTTTTCCGAAACAGACTATAA
- the def gene encoding peptide deformylase, with the protein MSAIERITKAAHLINMNDIIREGNPTLRAVAKEVTFPLSDQEIILGEKMMQFLKNSQDPVIAEKMGLRGGVGLAAPQLDISKRVIAVLVPNIVEEGETPQEAYDLQAVMYNPKIVSHSVQDAALGEGEGCLSVDRVVPGYVVRHARVTVDYFDKDGEKHRIKLKGYNSIVVQHEIDHLNGIMFYDRINEKDPFAIKDGLLILE; encoded by the coding sequence ATGTCTGCTATAGAACGTATTACAAAAGCTGCTCATTTAATTAATATGAACGATATTATCCGTGAGGGGAATCCGACTTTACGCGCGGTTGCTAAGGAGGTCACTTTCCCACTGTCTGACCAGGAAATCATCCTTGGAGAAAAGATGATGCAATTCCTCAAAAATTCTCAGGATCCTGTTATAGCTGAAAAGATGGGGCTCCGCGGTGGGGTTGGATTGGCCGCTCCTCAGTTAGATATCTCAAAACGCGTTATCGCTGTTTTAGTGCCAAATATTGTGGAAGAAGGTGAAACTCCACAGGAAGCCTACGACCTGCAAGCTGTTATGTACAATCCAAAAATCGTCTCTCACTCTGTTCAGGACGCCGCCCTCGGTGAAGGAGAAGGGTGCCTATCTGTCGACCGTGTAGTTCCAGGCTATGTTGTTCGTCATGCCCGTGTCACTGTTGATTACTTTGACAAGGACGGAGAAAAACACCGTATCAAGCTCAAAGGATACAACTCTATCGTTGTCCAACATGAAATTGATCATCTAAACGGAATCATGTTTTACGATCGTATCAATGAAAAAGATCCCTTTGCTATCAAAGATGGACTCCTCATCCTCGAATAA
- a CDS encoding CapA family protein, whose amino-acid sequence MEKRQDRRSHGPIFGLLKSGIGFFRNYKSWTNAQFITVLLLAVTLSMGLNLLGQAVQGNKGTSPSGQTLDSARTSGQSKEDQSDETTARIMANGDLLYHIPIYRTALKEDGSYDFHENFEYVKPWLKQADLVLGDFEGTVNKDHYLAGYPLFNAPGEVMDAIKDAGYQVLDLAHNHILDSQIEGVVSTAEAIEKAGMTPIGVYTHESRDQAPLVIKEVNGIKVALLAYSYGFNGIEQYISQEDYNRYLSDLNEDKMKAEIERAEQEADITVIMPQMGIEYQLEPTEEQKTLYHKMIDWGADIIFGGHPHVVEPAETVEKDGDKKLIIYSMGNFLSNQRIETMQDEENAKWTERGVLMDVTIKKKDGKTRIETAKAHPTWVNRTPKGTYSPEGYPLFLYQTYILEDFIEGGSHRDQLDEATKERIDTAYKEMNEHVGLKW is encoded by the coding sequence ATGGAAAAGCGACAAGATAGACGGTCTCATGGTCCTATTTTTGGATTGTTGAAGAGTGGTATTGGTTTCTTTAGGAATTATAAATCTTGGACAAATGCTCAGTTTATTACGGTGTTGCTACTTGCAGTTACCTTGTCTATGGGGCTGAACTTGTTGGGCCAAGCAGTACAAGGGAACAAGGGAACAAGTCCGAGTGGTCAAACTCTTGATTCTGCTCGGACGTCTGGTCAATCCAAGGAAGATCAGTCTGATGAAACGACAGCCCGTATCATGGCAAATGGTGACCTTCTCTACCATATTCCTATCTACCGAACGGCTCTGAAAGAAGACGGTAGCTACGATTTCCACGAAAATTTTGAATATGTAAAACCATGGCTCAAGCAAGCGGACTTAGTGCTTGGTGACTTTGAAGGAACGGTGAACAAGGATCACTATTTGGCAGGTTATCCTCTCTTTAATGCACCTGGAGAAGTCATGGATGCGATCAAAGATGCAGGCTATCAAGTTCTAGACTTGGCTCACAATCACATCTTGGATTCTCAGATAGAGGGAGTGGTTTCGACAGCAGAAGCTATTGAAAAGGCAGGAATGACACCCATAGGAGTCTATACACATGAATCCCGTGACCAAGCTCCGCTAGTTATCAAGGAAGTCAATGGTATCAAGGTAGCTCTCCTGGCCTATTCTTACGGTTTTAATGGCATTGAGCAGTATATCTCTCAAGAGGATTATAATCGCTATCTTTCTGACCTGAATGAAGATAAGATGAAGGCAGAAATTGAACGAGCTGAGCAAGAAGCGGATATTACTGTCATCATGCCTCAGATGGGAATTGAGTACCAATTAGAACCAACGGAAGAACAGAAAACACTGTACCACAAGATGATTGACTGGGGAGCTGATATTATCTTTGGAGGGCATCCTCATGTCGTTGAACCTGCTGAAACCGTTGAAAAAGATGGTGACAAAAAATTGATCATCTATTCCATGGGAAATTTCCTCTCAAATCAACGCATTGAAACCATGCAAGACGAGGAAAATGCCAAATGGACGGAGCGAGGAGTTCTCATGGATGTGACCATTAAGAAAAAAGATGGCAAGACTAGGATTGAAACTGCCAAAGCGCATCCAACTTGGGTTAATCGAACTCCAAAAGGAACTTACTCTCCAGAAGGCTATCCGCTCTTCCTCTATCAGACCTATATCCTAGAGGACTTCATCGAGGGAGGCAGTCATCGTGATCAGTTGGACGAGGCGACCAAGGAACGAATTGACACGGCCTATAAAGAAATGAATGAACATGTAGGGTTGAAGTGGTAG
- a CDS encoding Cof-type HAD-IIB family hydrolase, giving the protein MTIKLIATDMDGTLLDPRGQLDLPRLEKILDQLDQRDIRFVIATGNEVHRMRELLGHLAERVILVVANGARIFENNKLIQAQTWDDAMVDKALVHFKGRECRDQFVVTSMNGSFVKKGTVFTELDKFMTPEMIEKLYRHTNFVEELSSDLFGGVLKMSMVVGEERSSSVLQEINDLFDGHVRAVSSGYGCIDILQAGVHKAWGLEELLKRWNLQSEQVMAFGDSENDVEMLEMAGIAYAMENADDEAKAVATALAPANSQAGVYQVLENWLEKEG; this is encoded by the coding sequence ATGACGATTAAATTAATTGCAACAGACATGGATGGAACCTTGCTAGACCCGAGAGGTCAGCTGGATCTGCCCCGCTTGGAAAAGATTTTAGATCAGCTGGATCAAAGGGATATCCGTTTTGTCATTGCGACGGGGAATGAAGTTCATCGTATGAGAGAACTATTGGGACACTTGGCTGAACGAGTGATCCTAGTAGTTGCCAATGGGGCGCGTATTTTTGAAAATAATAAACTGATTCAAGCACAGACTTGGGATGATGCTATGGTTGACAAGGCTTTAGTTCATTTTAAAGGGAGGGAGTGTCGAGATCAATTTGTTGTCACTAGTATGAATGGGAGTTTTGTCAAGAAAGGAACTGTTTTTACAGAACTTGATAAATTTATGACTCCTGAGATGATTGAAAAACTCTATCGGCATACAAACTTTGTTGAAGAGCTCAGCTCGGACCTCTTCGGTGGAGTGTTAAAGATGAGCATGGTCGTCGGTGAAGAACGTTCTAGTTCTGTTTTGCAGGAAATCAATGATCTCTTTGATGGGCATGTAAGAGCTGTTTCCAGTGGTTATGGTTGTATCGATATCCTACAGGCTGGTGTTCACAAGGCTTGGGGATTGGAAGAATTACTCAAGCGCTGGAATTTGCAATCGGAACAAGTTATGGCTTTTGGTGACAGTGAAAATGATGTCGAGATGTTGGAGATGGCTGGTATTGCCTATGCGATGGAAAATGCAGATGATGAGGCCAAGGCAGTTGCGACTGCACTAGCACCAGCTAACAGCCAGGCTGGTGTTTATCAAGTTCTAGAAAATTGGTTAGAGAAAGAGGGATAA
- a CDS encoding SGNH/GDSL hydrolase family protein, with protein MAVQLLENWLLKEQEKIQTKYRELNQVSVLEPDVIFIGDSIVEYYPLQELFGTAKTIVNRGIRGYQTKLLLENLDAHLYGDAVDQIVLLIGTNDIGKDIPINEALDNLERVIQSIARDYPLSQIKLLSILPVNEGEKYKQTVYIRTNEKIREWNQAYEALVSAYMQVDFVPIYDSLTDSEGQLKKDYTTDGLHLSVAGYQALSEALKEYLF; from the coding sequence GTGGCAGTACAGTTATTAGAAAATTGGCTCCTAAAAGAGCAGGAGAAGATTCAAACCAAGTATCGTGAATTGAATCAAGTTTCTGTTCTAGAGCCAGATGTAATTTTTATCGGCGATTCGATTGTAGAATACTACCCATTGCAAGAGTTGTTTGGGACTGCAAAGACGATTGTCAATCGTGGCATCCGAGGCTACCAGACGAAACTGTTATTAGAGAATCTAGATGCCCATCTTTATGGTGATGCTGTGGATCAAATTGTTCTCCTAATTGGGACAAATGATATCGGAAAAGATATTCCTATAAATGAAGCCTTGGATAATCTTGAGCGAGTGATCCAATCAATTGCCCGAGATTATCCGTTGTCACAAATAAAGCTCCTATCCATTTTGCCAGTCAATGAGGGAGAGAAATACAAGCAGACTGTTTATATCCGAACCAATGAAAAGATTAGAGAATGGAATCAAGCCTATGAGGCTCTAGTATCCGCCTATATGCAGGTAGATTTTGTGCCGATTTATGATAGTTTGACAGATTCAGAAGGGCAACTCAAAAAAGACTATACAACAGATGGCCTCCATCTAAGTGTAGCCGGTTATCAAGCCTTATCGGAAGCCTTAAAAGAGTATCTTTTCTAA